The following is a genomic window from Arthrobacter sp. NicSoilB4.
TTCGTCGAAGATCACGGAGCTCCGCACGGACGCGCGGTCCTGCCGGCCGCTCCGTCCGGACTGTTGCAGGGATCGTGCGGTGAAGGCTCGAGGCAAATGTCTTAATTCGACATAAGAATGCCTTCCAGGGAGGCTGGCTCCGTAATATTGAAGCAATTACGGTCCCCGGCTTGCCAAGTTCATCGAAAAGGACTAATAGATTGCCACTCGAATCATTGCCCGTCCTGGATTTCTCCCGCTTGAGTGCCGGCCCGGAGGAAGCCACGCGCTTCCGGAACGACCTGCGCGACGCCATGCACGAGGTGGGCTTCCTCTACCTGTCAGGGCATGGGATCCCGCAGGAGCTGACAGATTCCATGCTGGATGTGTCCCGACGCTTCTTCGAGCTCCCCGAAGAGCAAAAGCTCGCGGTTGAGAACGTCCACAGCCCGCAGTTCCGCGGGTATACGAGGGTTGGCGGCGAGCTTACGGACGGTGCGGTCGACTGGCGCGAGCAGATCGATATCGGCGTCGAGCGTGCCGCAGTGGAGCCGGGTCCCGGCGTCGCTGACTATTGGCGTCTGGAAGGACCCAACCTTTGGCCTGACGCGCTGCCCGAAATGCGGGAGGTTGTCACCGAGTGGACCGAACGGTTGAGTACCATCTCGTTGACTCTCCTGCGTGCCTTGGCGGTCTCCCTGGGTGCGCCTGAAGACACCTTCGATGCTGCCTTCGCCGAACGGGCCTTTCCACTTCTCAAGATCGTGCGGTATCCGGGGGAGTCCAACCCGGAGCCCAAGCAGGGGGTTGGCGCCCACCGCGACGGCGGGGTCCTGACGCTGCTGCTTGTGGAGCCCGGCAAGGGCGGACTCCAAGTCGAGTACCAGGGACAATGGATCGACGCTCCCCAGGTTCCGGGCACGTTCGTGGTCAATATCGGCGAAATGCTCGAACTGGCAACCAACGGCTACCTCAAGGCGACGCTACACCGGGTGATCTCCCCATTGCGCGGCACGGACCGGGTTTCCCTTCCGTTCTTCTTCAACCCGGCCCTGGATGCGACGATGCCGCAGCTTGCCGTGAGCCCGGAGTTCCGGGCCAAAGCCCGCGGCTTGTCCGTCGATCCGACCAACAGCCCGATTCTTGAAACCTATGGCGACAACGCGCTCCGCTACCGGCTGCGGGCACACCCCAACGTCGTTGCCGAACACCACTCGGATCTGCAGGCCAGCTGACCCTTCTGGTTGACCTTCCCGGCTGCGGTGCGCTGCAGCCGGGAGGTCCGGCCGGTGGGGACGGTTAGACTCCGGGTGTCAGCGCTGGTCGATGTCCTCTGGGGGAAGCGTGTTCAATCGCAGCCAAATCACCTTCATGCTGGGAATAGTCCTGGTTGCCGTCGGTGTAGCAGTCGCCTTTGCCGTCCGTGTCTTGTCCCTTGTCCGATACATGCACCTCGAAGCCCTTGGCCTCGACGTGGATCCTGCCGTGGGCGCGGAACTGTTCCGCCAGATTGTCGCGCCAACTATGGCAGAACGGACGTTCTTTTACGTGTCGGCAGGCCTCGTCCCGGTTGGCTTGGTCCTGCTGATCCTTGCTTGGCGAGATCGCTCGCGGCCTGCCCGCTAGTCCCCGTGGGATGGCGGAATTCAAGACACAAGAAGCGTCGACGCGGCGGCCCCAACAGCCAGCGACCAGCAGTAAATTGACGCCGTGGAGACAGCCGAAAATTGTCGTAGGTGCCCGATAGTGTCTTTTCATGGACGGCAATCAGGGGCCCGACGAGGCTCCGGCAGCAGCTGGCACGGTGACGGTCGCGGAGGTGGTCCGGGCGCTGGCCGCTGTCCGGCCCGCGGGTGACAGTGCCGGGCTGATCAGTCAGCTCCGGGAACTGGAAGACCTGAAGTCCGTTGCGGCCGCGTCGCAGGCCCGGATCTCCGTCGAATTTGATTTGCGCCAGCGCCGGGAACAGGCCGACGCCGGAATGCCCGCGGCGGAACTGGGGGCCGGGGTCGCCGCGCAGATCGCACTCGCCCGGCGGGAATCCCCCGCCAAGGGCGGACGGCTCCTCGGGCTGGCGAAGGCCCTGGTGACCGAAATGCCGCACACCCTCGCGGCGCTGGAGACAGGGCAGGTCAACGAATGGCGCGCCACCCTGCTGGTCCGGGAAACCGCCTGCCTGTCGCCGGAGGACCGGGCCGCCGTCGACGAGGAACTCGCCCCCGACACCGGAACATTCGACGGCGCCGGGGACCGGGCCATCATCGCCGCCGCCCGCACCGCCGCGTACCGGCGGGACCCGCGCACCGTCACCCAGCGGGCCAGCCACGCCGCCACCGAACGGCACGTCAGTCTCCGCCCCGCCCCGGACACCATGTGCTACCTCACCGCCCTGCTCCCCGCCTCGGCCGGCGTCGCGATGTACGCGGCCCTCACCCGGCACGCCGATACCCTGCGTTCCGCCGGGGACCCCCGCACCAGCGGGCAGCTTATGGCAGATGCCCTCGTCGAACGCACCACCGGCACCCCCGGCGGGGTCACCGGCGTCGAGATCCAGCTCGTTCTGACCGACCGCACCCTCCTCCAGGGTGACAGCGAACCCGCCCGCCTCCCCGGCTACGGGATCGTCCCCGCCGGCTGGGCCCGCGAACTGCTCACAGGCGCCGGGAACCCCGCGGAGGCCGGCGGCGGAAGCAAAGGCAGCGATACCGGCGCTGACACCGCCTCGCGGCAGGCCCTGAACGTCTGGCTCCGGCGGCTCTACACCGCGCCCGGCACCGGGGAACTGGTCGCGATGGACTCCGCGCCCGGATCTTCCCGCCCGGACTCCGCCGCCTCATCCAGGTCCGGGACAACACCTGCCGCACACCGTACTGCGACGCCCCCATCCGGCACCTGGACCACATCATCCCCTGGCACCACGGTGGCCAAACCACCCACAGTAACGGCGCCGGACTCTGCGAAGCCTGCAACCACACCAAAGAAACCTCCGGCTGGACCGTCAAACCCCAGCAAGGCCCCAGACACACTATCGAAATCACAACCCCCACCGGGCACAGCTGCCACTCCACCGCACCACCGCTGCCGGGGACGATGCTGAACGGTCCACCCCTGCACGGGTCCGCCCGTCCGGCGGTCCAAGCGAGCAATCACAGCCGCAAACTCCGGCATCTCGCGAAGTCGCTCAAACGTGCCGGCATCCGACAGGCCTTGGCCGCTTAGGGCGCGGCGGCGGTGCCTTCGGGGAGGCTTCCTGGCCATGGCAGGGGACGGGCCCGCGTATCGCGGCCACCGGGGCCTACCGGATGATGGTCAGCGGCCTCGTCGGTATCACGCAGGAAACCCGTTCAAGCGTGAGGGCCGCTCCGGCACCGGGAACCCGGTTGTTCCTGCCGGTGTCATCGCACCAGTCGATGTTGAAGGGCATCGCCGTGATGCCCGCCTCTCCGGCGGCCGTCCCGGCCGGCACGTCAAAGCCGTAACCGAAGCTGCCACCGTCGTTCATCGGGGCGGTCGCGGTCAACACTTGCACGCCGGCGGCGTCGGTCACGGTCACCTGGATCCGGGCATTCCCGCCATAGCGCGGGTTGCAGACGGCGTCAGGCGCCGTCACCGTCACCCGCTCGCCCGGTTTCGCGCTCGACGGCGCGACGGAGAATGCCGGCGGGAAACAGGGTGGCTCAGCATTCCCGGGGATGGAGGATGCGCAACCGGACTGCGCGGATGCCAGCAGGACGACGCACGCCGGCAGGGCCGCCAGGGACCGGGGGCGACGGCGGGGGAGAGGACGCCCGGGAACGGCCGCCAGGACTTCACGCATTGCGGAGCCTCTTCTGTAACCCGGCAGTTTGCAGGAGGGCCAGCGCCAGGAGGGCCAGCAATGCGAGGCCGCTTGCCGCATAGAGCATTCCGCCCCAGGGGGCATGGTCGCCTCCTGATGTGGCGAACGCATCAGCGATTCCCATGCCGCCAGTAAACGCCACGAACATATGGGATGGCGCAGCGAGGACGAGCAACGCCAAATAGCCGGAGACAACTTGGCGCGGGCGTGGAGCTCTCTCAAGGATCGTGCCGATCAGCCCAACCACGGCCAAGGCGACCCCGACAGCACTCCAGGCGATCACGCGCGGTGCCCCCAGGGTCTCGCC
Proteins encoded in this region:
- a CDS encoding 2-oxoglutarate and iron-dependent oxygenase domain-containing protein, encoding MPLESLPVLDFSRLSAGPEEATRFRNDLRDAMHEVGFLYLSGHGIPQELTDSMLDVSRRFFELPEEQKLAVENVHSPQFRGYTRVGGELTDGAVDWREQIDIGVERAAVEPGPGVADYWRLEGPNLWPDALPEMREVVTEWTERLSTISLTLLRALAVSLGAPEDTFDAAFAERAFPLLKIVRYPGESNPEPKQGVGAHRDGGVLTLLLVEPGKGGLQVEYQGQWIDAPQVPGTFVVNIGEMLELATNGYLKATLHRVISPLRGTDRVSLPFFFNPALDATMPQLAVSPEFRAKARGLSVDPTNSPILETYGDNALRYRLRAHPNVVAEHHSDLQAS